A genomic segment from Neodiprion lecontei isolate iyNeoLeco1 chromosome 1, iyNeoLeco1.1, whole genome shotgun sequence encodes:
- the LOC124295272 gene encoding uncharacterized protein LOC124295272: MDGPNVNLKFLRDLKSELNDGPDTSVLLDIGSCGLHNLHNAFKAAMKATGWNIVQLLRAIYNFFAHVPARRVDYIRFSGSRQFPMKFCAVRWLQNGAVAKRAGLILQNLEKYISGVQNEKKEPKSDCYELTKKAMKDKFMKAKLAFFQTIAAEVEPFLTAYQTEQPMVPYLYTDLNEIIISIMGRFVKEEVLEQSTSVCDVDVSKAKNLKEAKNINIGHDTRSAFRAMDGFNTKENLETSPQNDFRPP; the protein is encoded by the exons ATGGATGGGCCTAACGTAAACCTCAAGTTCCTACGTGACCTAAAGAGCGAACTAAATGATGGTCCTGATACTTCAGTTCTTTTAGATATTGGAAGCTGTGGGCTTCATAATCTACATAATGCGTTTAAAGCTGCCATGAAAGCAACGGGTTGGAACATCGTACAATTACTACGCgctatttacaatttttttgcacatGTACCCGCTCGCAGAGTGGATTACATTCGATTCTCCGGGTCCCGGCAATTTCCTATGAAATTTTGCGCAGTAAGGTGGCTGCAAAATGGTGCTGTTGCTAAACGAGCCGGCTTGATATTGCAGAATTTAGAGAAATACATTTCTGGAGTTCAAAACGAGAAGAAAGAACCAAAATCCGATTGTTACGAGTTGACGAAAAAGGCCATGAAGGACAAGTTTATGAAGGCTAAGCTCGCATTTTTCCAAACTATTGCTGCTGAAGTAGAGCCATTTTTGACTGCCTATCAAACTGAACAACCGATGGTGCCATATCTTTACACTGATctgaatgaaataattatttcaatcatgGGCCGATTTGTTAAAGAAGAAGTATTGGAACAGTCCACGTCAGTGTGTGACGTGGATGTTTCAAAAGCGAAAAATCtaaaagaagcaaaaaatatcaacatcGGACATGACACTCGTTCAGCGTTTCGGGCAATGGACGGTTTTAATACAAAAGAG AATCTCGAAACATCGCCTCAAAACGACTTTCGACCACCTTGA
- the LOC124294851 gene encoding uncharacterized protein LOC124294851 isoform X2 — MSTCVFCKTKQSKYCGRSFHKFPVKDVLRLQQWLKEMKRKDWKPNRNSTLCSAHFTNDCFDRTGFLITLKKNSVPTIFDNPKSECSSCHRLREYGRGYSFFKFPLDEPDIMKQWIANINIGPWSPSSDSFLCSDHFELSCFQKKSKNYITLRKGSIPTLFAPL, encoded by the exons ATGAGTACCTgcgttttttgcaaaacaaagcAATCAAAATATTGTGGGCGATCATTTCACAA ATTTCCCGTGAAAGATGTGTTGCGCCTTCAGCAGTggttaaaagaaatgaagaggaaGGACTGGAAGCCAAACCGAAATAGCACATTGTGTTCGGCTCATTTTACAAATGACTGCTTTGATAGGACAGGATTCctaattacattgaaaaagaacAGTGTACCAACTATATTTGACAACCCAAAATCAGAGTGTTCATCTTGTCACCGATTAAGGGAATATGGACGTGGCTATTCATTCTTCAA GTTCCCATTGGATGAACCTGATATTATGAAGCAGTGGATcgcaaatataaacattgGTCCGTGGTCTCCATCAAGTGATAGCTTTCTGTGTTCCGACCACTTTGAACTCTCTTGCTttcagaagaaaagtaaaaattatataactttACGAAAAGGCAGTATCCCAACGTTATTTG CTCCACTTTGA
- the LOC124294851 gene encoding THAP domain-containing protein 1-like isoform X1 encodes MSTCVFCKTKQSKYCGRSFHKFPVKDVLRLQQWLKEMKRKDWKPNRNSTLCSAHFTNDCFDRTGFLITLKKNSVPTIFDNPKSECSSCHRLREYGRGYSFFKFPLDEPDIMKQWIANINIGPWSPSSDSFLCSDHFELSCFQKKSKNYITLRKGSIPTLFGENLQQTEFQDESDRPTTVNVTKLHEHLHICT; translated from the exons ATGAGTACCTgcgttttttgcaaaacaaagcAATCAAAATATTGTGGGCGATCATTTCACAA ATTTCCCGTGAAAGATGTGTTGCGCCTTCAGCAGTggttaaaagaaatgaagaggaaGGACTGGAAGCCAAACCGAAATAGCACATTGTGTTCGGCTCATTTTACAAATGACTGCTTTGATAGGACAGGATTCctaattacattgaaaaagaacAGTGTACCAACTATATTTGACAACCCAAAATCAGAGTGTTCATCTTGTCACCGATTAAGGGAATATGGACGTGGCTATTCATTCTTCAA GTTCCCATTGGATGAACCTGATATTATGAAGCAGTGGATcgcaaatataaacattgGTCCGTGGTCTCCATCAAGTGATAGCTTTCTGTGTTCCGACCACTTTGAACTCTCTTGCTttcagaagaaaagtaaaaattatataactttACGAAAAGGCAGTATCCCAACGTTATTTG GTGAAAACTTGCAGCAGACCGAATTTCAGGATGAATCCGATCGGCCCACCACAGTGAATGTAACCAAATTACATGAGCACCTACACATTTGTACCTGA
- the LOC107223574 gene encoding serine/Arginine-related protein 53: protein MDSKGVDRGVRHQQSSESPPTLPSPLPYSSGFAADDIHNRHRSGIVLRRSPSPSSASEIHKSNKLSKGESPVERRRKKRSQSRSSSTRSHRRSRSRDKDKNREVYKERSRKHARRDRFSRSGSRERSRSNERRRSRSRNKSRDRFRHRDSRRHHRTVLYESNALQDVAEPVLSQPYSSMQPNAFKNDGSFMEMFKKMQEQMQPVSTPQPLASSSFSLATSSASVLYEKTIPPPPLMVGKRRGGRILKTGMVAKPKSEPITDQPKDAWSLYMAEVKKYREVCCQEEDNTRPLVK, encoded by the coding sequence ATGGACTCGAAAGGTGTTGATCGTGGGGTGAGGCATCAGCAGAGTTCAGAATCTCCTCCCACGCTACCCTCGCCCCTTCCATATAGCTCGGGATTCGCTGCGGATGACATCCACAATAGACACAGGAGTGGCATCGTCTTACGCAGGTCGCCATCTCCTTCATCGGCATCAGAAATACACAAAAGCAACAAATTGTCTAAGGGTGAATCTCCTGTGGAACggcggagaaaaaaaagaagccaGTCCAGATCTTCATCGACGCGGTCACATAGACGTTCTAGATCAAGAGATAAAGACAAGAATAGGGAAGTATATAAGGAAAGGTCTAGGAAGCACGCGAGAAGGGATAGATTCTCGAGGTCTGGATCAAGGGAAAGGTCAAGATCAAACGAACGCAGGCGCAGTAGAAGCCGAAATAAAAGTAGAGACAGATTCAGGCATAGGGATAGCAGGAGGCATCATAGAACAGTATTATATGAGTCTAATGCGCTACAAGATGTTGCGGAACCTGTTCTCTCACAGCCTTACAGTTCCATGCAGCCGAATGCATTTAAAAATGATGGTAGCTTCATGGAGATGTTCAAAAAAATGCAGGAACAAATGCAGCCAGTTAGTACACCACAGCCATTAGCCAgctcttctttctctctaGCTACCTCGTCAGCCTCTGTTCTTTATGAAAAAACTATTCCTCCTCCCCCGCTCATGGTCGGCAAAAGACGAGGAGGAAGAATTCTGAAGACCGGAATGGTTGCCAAACCGAAGAGTGAGCCCATCACTGATCAACCGAAGGATGCCTGGTCGCTTTATATGGCAGAGGTGAAGAAGTATCGTGAAGTGTGCTGTCAAGAAGAAGATAATACCAGACCATTGgtcaaataa
- the LOC107223583 gene encoding cytochrome c oxidase subunit 12, mitochondrial: protein MPEAILTADKLQTAPFDPRFPNQNQTRHCWHSFVDFHRCQKARGEDYEPCQYFKKVYTSLCPNAWIEKWNDQLEAGTFAGRI from the exons ATGCCTGAGGCTATCTTAACTGCTGACAAATTGCAAACTGCGCCATTCGATCCGAGATTTCCCAATCAGAATCAAACCAG ACACTGCTGGCACAGCTTTGTGGACTTCCATCGCTGCCAGAAAGCTCGCGGTGAAGATTATGAACCCTGCCagtatttcaaaaaagtttataCTTCACTGTGTCCCAACGCATGGATCGAGAAATGGAACGATCAACTTGAAGCAGGCACATTTGCTGGGCGCATATAA
- the LOC107223562 gene encoding U6 snRNA phosphodiesterase has product MAGLDMIRSYLSESEDSDTQDDSKINRDKISSSPKNLLQRFSVPESILSLKGTKHHEDVHDDPSQHDGRTRTFKHERGNWATLVYINYPDYSPICSWLRELPQQIGIKEVLNFFTEFHLSLTRCLVLKFHWIESFVDSLQKLCQSTGEILVEFRDLKVYCNEERTRTFLGLRCEDRNKILKQFVINIDKILAEYQLPSFYEDASFHVSILWCLGDVKEKLNASLPALNESWNSICAEHFLHSFEVSKINCKIGNKMYTFPLK; this is encoded by the exons ATGGCAGGTTTAGATATGATCCGGTCATACCTATCCGAATCTGAGGATTCCGACACCCAGGATGATTCCAAAATAAACAGAGACAAAATTTCAAGCTCTCCAAAGAATCTGTTACAAAG ATTTTCGGTTCCTGAGAGTATATTGTCATTGAAAGGTACGAAACATCATGAAGATGTTCACGATGATCCCAGCCAACATGATGGGCGAACAAGAACTTTTAAACATGAACGTGGAAACTGGGCAACACTTGTTTACATTAACT atCCTGATTACAGCCCAATATGTTCATGGTTGAGGGAACTACCACAACAGATTGGAATTAAGGaagttttgaacttttttacaGAATTCCATTTAAGTTTAACTCGGTGTTTGGTTCTAAAATTTCACTGGATTGAATCATTCGTCGATAGCTTACAGAAGCTGTGTCAATCTACAGGTGAAATATTGGTAGAATTTAGGGATTTGAAGGTATACTGTAACGAAGAAAGGACTCGAACATTTCTTGGTTTACGGTGTGAAGACAGGAATAAAATCCTCAAACAATTCGTgataaatattgataaaatacTTGCAGAGTATCAGCTACCATCATTCTATGAG GACGCGTCGTTTCATGTCAGCATCCTATGGTGCCTAGGAGATGTAAAGGAAAAACTGAATGCTTCGCTTCCTGCTCTGAATGAAAGTTGGAACAGTATTTGTGCTGAGCATTTTTTACACAGTTTCGAAGTCAGCAagattaattgtaaaattggCAACAAAATGTACACTTTTCCTCTGAAGTAA
- the LOC107223545 gene encoding tonsoku-like protein isoform X3 gives MATIRARLLLNWGLVLDAQMKPHEAINLYNKCRLICSTYNLKEDEHRAYLALGSHHERQHDKEKALKYLEMAAETENVSMKANALLAKAELLLKYGNWLNARKDLVVLFSIKDLPQSTREQVEKLLRIAVTLSRTENMLNSDIGNIKIQKNRFQLYEKLGDAAAAVQCYDKALEYYKEMLAHAEKEKSFDGITAGLISLAQTLKDLGRYDEAFTYAQRELSMCSDPREACRSALFSADLLESTGATSSDICRAYELALSKATLTSIPSLEITVLKAYLHYSETQTLKDTEEMRDRLNQLLDTVPEFDSEKENSENLDIGADVDLDKLSDLDIPNCEENSSSMRLKSTRSSRTGLVIKKNERGETQLHIACINCNIERVQKLIDDGHPTDIRDNFGWTPLHEAANHGHVEIARLLLNAGADVNDPGGSSCEGITPLHDAASCGNFSVMNLLIEFGANIYAVTEKGDTILDSLEDWRKRAKEISGLDKSEYEHMHSKLSQKGVTRTTVKKKMNITLERKSSHCIDVLKEEENENTEKHNVSAGEVYKQTIDNLRNRGTRLGPFIKSATYHKDLAPLLDSDQVLLDEWLDDDIGPNSSKKKNNRTDLLFTAKRKSAGSAPVERKSKRQRTEVNSKILSSTLQDSETEESCDSNSAEICEVIEEPDEVRSLKKQSTLLSLSFSRHSVSCTQSPSAYVVSRSGSQQVQAKEMNVEVLIEKKLFKLRLCVSNEKKITTESIIRQVQNKFKEETGCTPDFNLITSNGDSTISQSTINSCYLNCKPLSLIGNIREMDIPPISDRYKTICSSCNIGGLFSAIDEGTVKCLRTCENTSTFRLRGRETLNSDVFPLLKSLQYQMHLQVLNISGVELNDFGETLSSSLEQLTLLQELHLRCCDIDLNCLSQFRQFPLQTRVLDLSYNPLGKRASHQLHTLLSCLKNLQSLNMSNCEVENIFVGTSNAALNNLDFAQNPIMGEGLRSLLQPHILSLNLSGSIQNGKSRIIKELFSHPRFSLATLESLDLSMCDLCDDDLSRILSQTANLAKLVINGNIKLSKKSLCDVLQHKPTLSYIDFSGCSEITDPPDLEVFICHPEICTLVVSMASEVQQSWLKLWGGQGYIQTLPHNVVIFNHY, from the exons ATGGCAACCATACGTGCACGTCTTCTTTTGAACTGGGGTCTCGTATTAGATGCTCAGATGAAGCCGCATGAGGCTATCAACTTGTATAACAAATGTCGTTTGATATGCTCTACATACAACTTGAAGGAAGATGAGCATAGAGCTTATCTCGCACTTGGATCTCATCATGAAAGACAACACGACAAAGAGAAGGCGCTCAAGTATCTGGAAATGGCAGCTGAAACTGAAAATGTTTCTATGAAAGCAAATGCTCTGCTAGCTAAAGCAGAGTTGTTGTTGAAATATGGTAATTGGCTGAATGCTCGCAAGGATTTGGTAGTGCTCTTCTCAATCAAAGATCTACCCCAGTCGACCCGAGAACAAGTAGAGAAACTTCTTCGCATTG CTGTGACTCTCAGCAGAACTGAAAATATGTTGAATAGTGATATTGGAAATatcaaaatccaaaaaaatcgatttcaactTTACGAGAAGTTGGGAGACGCAGCTGCAGCTGTCCAGTGCTATGATAAGGCATTGGAGTATTACAAAGAAATGCTTGCTCATGCGGAAAAGGAAAAATCCTTTGACGGAATTACAGCAGGACTGATTTCCTTAGCTCAGACTTTGAAAGATCTAGGTCGATATGACGAGGCTTTCACTTATGCACAAAGAGAGCTAAGCATGTGCTCTGATCCTCGTGAAGCCTGCAGATCAGCCCTGTTTTCAGCCGATCTCTTAGAGTCAACTGGTGCGACAAGTTCAGACATATGTCGCGCTTACGAACTAGCCCTATCAAAGGCTACGTTAACCAGTATTCCATCGTTAGAAATAACAGTTCTGAAAGCATATCTCCATTATTCAGAAACCCAGACCTTGAAGGATACTGAAGAAATGAGAGACAGACTGAACCAGTTACTCGATACAGTACCAGAATTCGATAGCGAAAaggaaaattctgaaaatctCGATATTGGAGCTGATGTGGATCTTGATAAACTCTCTGACTTGGATATACCAAACTGCGAAGAAAACAGTAGTTCAATGAGACTGAAATCAACACGAAGTAGTCGTACGGGCttggttataaaaaaaaacgaaagaggaGAAACACAGCTTCATATAGCTTGCATAAACTGCAACATTGAACGAGTTCAGAAACTAATTGATGATGGACATCCAACAGACATAAGGGATAACTTCGGATGGACGCCGCTACATGAAGCAGCTAATCATGGTCATGTCGAAATAGCAAGATTGTTGTTAAATGCTGGAGCTGATGTCAATGACCCTGGAGGTTCTAGCTGTGAGGGAATTACACCGCTACACGATGCGGCAAGTTGTGGAAACTTTTCTGTTATGAATTTACTGATCGAATTTGGAGCAAATATTTATGCAGTAACTGAAAAAGGTGACACAATTCTCGACTCTCTTGAAGACTGGCGAAAAAGAGCTAAGGAGATATCTGGCCTCGATAAATCTGAGTACGAGCATATGCACAGTAAATTATCTCAGAAAGGTGTGACAAGaacgacggtgaaaaaaaaaatgaatatcaccTTGGAGAGGAAAAGCTCACATTGTATAGATGTGCTtaaagaagaggaaaatgaaaatacagaaaaacaCAATGTTTCAGCTGGTGAAGTTTACAAACAGACGATAGATAATCTGCGCAATAGAGGAACACGGCTAGGTCCATTTATTAAATCCGCAACTTACCACAAAGATCTTGCACCTCTTCTAGATTCTGATCAAGTACTGCTAGATGAATGGCTTGATGATGATATTGGCCCCAATTCAagcaagaaaaagaataatcgaACCGATCTTCTATTTACCGCGAAACGCAAGTCTGCAGGTTCAGCACCAGTAGAAAGGAAAAGCAAACGTCAAAGAACTGAGGTGAACAGTAAAATATTGTCTTCCACTTTACAAGACAGTGAAACAGAAGAAAGTTGTGATAGCAATAGTGCTGAGATATGTGAAGTCATTGAGGAACCTGACGAGGTTagaagtttaaaaaaacaatccaCTCTTTTATCACTAAGCTTTTCCAGGCATTCAGTATCTTGCACTCAATCGCCAAGTGCTTATGTCGTATCAAGAAGTGGATCTCAGCAAGTGCAAGCCAAAGAGATGAATGTAGAggttttaattgaaaaaaaattgtttaaattgCGGCTCTGCGTctcgaacgaaaaaaaaatcactaccGAAAGCATCATACGACAAGTCCAAAACAAATTTAAAGAAGAAACTGGATGCACGCCAGATTTTAACCTTATCACATCCAACGGTGATTCAACAATCTCGCAAAGTACAATTAATTCCTGTTATCTGAATTGCAAACCACTTAGCTTGATTGGCAATATTCGAGAAATGGATATCCCTCCAATCTCTGATCGATACAAAACGATTTGTAGCAGCTGCAATATTG GCGGTTTGTTTTCAGCTATAGATGAAGGAACTGTAAAATGCCTGAGAACGTGCGAGAACACTTCCACATTTCGACTACGAGGTCGTGAGACATTAAACAGCGATGTATTTCCACTATTAAAAAGTCTACAGTACCAGATGCATCTGCAAGTCTTGAACATATCAGGAGTAGAACTCAACGACTTTGGAGAGACACTAAGTAGCAGCTTGGAGCAGTTAACTTTATTGCAGGAGTTACACCTGCGCTGTTGTGATATTGATTTGAATTGTCTGTCTCAATTTAGGCAGTTCCCTTTGCAAACTCGAGTACTAGATTTAAGTTATAATCCTTTGGGTAAACGAGCATCACATCAATTACATACGCTTTTGtcctgtttaaaaaatttgcaatctTTGAATATGAGCAATTGCGaagtggaaaatatttttgtaggcACAAGCAACGCTGCCTTAAATAATCTAGACTTTGCACAAAACCCAATAATGGGCGAAGGACTGCGATCTTTATTGCAGCCTCATATTTTATCACTGAACTTATCTGGTTCGATTCAGAACGGAAAATCTCGCATAATAAAAGAACTGTTTTCTCACCCTAGATTTTCACTCGCAACATTAGAATCATTGGATCTCTCAATGTGTGACTTATGTGATGATGATTTATCACGCATTCTTTCACAAACAGCTAATCTTGCTAAGCTTGTGATAAACGGCAATATTaaactttcgaaaaaatcTTTATGTGACGTGTTACAACACAAACCAACACTGTCATATATCGACTTCAGTGGATGCTCTGAGATAACTGACCCCCCCGATTTGGAAGTTTTTATCTGCCATCCTGAAATTTGTACTCTTGTGGTTAGCATGGCATCTGAAGTTCAACAGTCGTGGCTGAAGCTATGGGGTGGTCAAGGTTACATACAAACATTACCTCACAATGTAGTGATATTTAaccattattaa